In one Saccharibacillus brassicae genomic region, the following are encoded:
- a CDS encoding helix-turn-helix domain-containing protein has translation MTVRFARAGFPYEAMFDKGDILERLDIAVHWGHYEIRVLRFHLTSFEPGRIINFHNHSTYEFHFIPRGAGRVILGDQPHSLSEGLLYLTGPGVMHYQEADGAQAMDELCLHVDIVRRPNPSVDPWEAAEAEECMQKLNALPLRPAADSHGAMPCFLQAYEACESKRIGYYTDIRMQVIGILLKTIQAYDSGDTGTEAPSRDMAAYRYDYAVRYMEANYTSGLRLEDVAEKLDLSPRQLQRIFRGVDRERPFSRVLEDIRLQAVCDRLRTGSLSIERIAELEGFSTAAYLHTVFRKRMGSSPSVYRKAKQSELHRHPADTPPGQIDHSPNEVNIYEPNV, from the coding sequence ATGACAGTACGTTTCGCGCGCGCCGGGTTCCCTTACGAAGCCATGTTCGACAAAGGGGACATTCTGGAGCGGCTTGATATTGCGGTCCATTGGGGCCATTACGAAATCCGCGTGCTGCGCTTCCATCTGACGTCGTTCGAGCCGGGGCGCATCATCAATTTCCATAATCATTCGACGTACGAGTTCCATTTCATTCCGCGCGGAGCGGGCCGGGTCATTCTCGGCGACCAGCCGCACTCGCTGTCGGAAGGGCTGCTGTATCTGACCGGGCCGGGCGTCATGCATTATCAGGAAGCCGACGGCGCCCAGGCGATGGACGAGCTGTGCCTGCACGTCGATATCGTGCGCCGGCCCAATCCTTCCGTCGATCCGTGGGAAGCGGCGGAAGCCGAAGAATGCATGCAGAAGCTCAATGCGCTGCCGCTGCGTCCCGCCGCCGACAGCCACGGCGCCATGCCGTGCTTCCTGCAGGCGTACGAAGCGTGCGAGAGCAAACGGATCGGCTATTATACCGATATCCGCATGCAGGTGATCGGCATTCTGCTCAAAACGATTCAGGCGTACGATTCCGGCGATACCGGCACGGAAGCGCCCAGCCGCGACATGGCGGCTTACCGTTACGATTACGCTGTCCGCTACATGGAAGCGAATTACACGTCCGGCCTGCGGTTGGAAGACGTCGCGGAGAAGCTGGATCTCAGCCCGCGGCAGCTGCAGCGCATTTTCCGCGGCGTCGATCGCGAGCGGCCGTTCAGCCGCGTGCTGGAAGACATCCGTCTTCAGGCCGTCTGCGACCGGCTGCGGACCGGCAGCTTGTCGATCGAGCGGATCGCGGAACTCGAAGGCTTCTCGACCGCCGCTTACCTGCATACCGTTTTTCGCAAACGAATGGGGTCGTCCCCGTCCGTCTACCGCAAAGCCAAGCAATCCGAGCTGCACCGGCATCCCGCCGACACGCCGCCCGGACAGATCGACCACTCCCCAAACGAGGTGAATATCTATGAGCCAAACGTATAA
- a CDS encoding Gfo/Idh/MocA family protein: protein MSQTYKIGIVGCGGIANGKHLPSLSKLNNVELVAFCDLVPERAAEAASRYGAEGAAVYTDYAELLRDASIDIVHVLTPNESHATISIAALEADKHVMCEKPMAKTAAEARRMVQAAERSGKKLTIGYNNRFRPDSQHLKKACEAGTLGHIYYAKAHAIRRRAVPTWGVFLDEEKQGGGPLIDIGTHALDLTLWMMDNYKPKVVLGTKYHELSQRENAANAWGPWNPAEFKVEDSAFGMIVMENGATVTLESSWALNSLDVDEAKCSLSGSEGGADMKNGLRINGEEFGRLYTKEVDLSAGGAAFYEGSAQSDADVEMFRWIEAIQHDLTPTVTPEQACVVSEILEAIYESARTGKAVYFDESEG from the coding sequence ATGAGCCAAACGTATAAAATCGGCATCGTCGGCTGCGGCGGAATCGCCAACGGCAAACATCTGCCGAGCCTGAGCAAATTGAACAACGTCGAACTGGTCGCTTTCTGCGATCTGGTGCCGGAACGCGCAGCCGAAGCGGCATCCCGATACGGAGCCGAAGGCGCCGCCGTCTATACCGATTACGCCGAACTGCTGCGCGACGCTTCGATCGATATCGTGCACGTCCTGACGCCGAACGAATCGCATGCGACGATCTCGATCGCCGCGCTCGAAGCGGACAAGCACGTCATGTGCGAAAAACCGATGGCCAAAACGGCCGCCGAAGCGCGCCGCATGGTACAGGCGGCGGAGCGCAGCGGCAAAAAGCTGACGATCGGCTACAATAACCGGTTCCGCCCGGACAGCCAGCATCTGAAAAAAGCGTGCGAAGCCGGCACGCTCGGCCATATCTACTACGCCAAAGCCCACGCGATCCGCCGCCGCGCGGTTCCGACCTGGGGCGTATTCCTCGACGAAGAGAAGCAGGGCGGCGGCCCGCTGATCGATATCGGCACCCACGCGCTCGACCTGACGCTGTGGATGATGGACAATTACAAGCCCAAAGTCGTGCTCGGCACGAAGTACCACGAGCTGTCCCAACGCGAGAACGCGGCCAACGCCTGGGGACCGTGGAACCCGGCCGAATTCAAGGTCGAAGATTCGGCGTTCGGCATGATCGTCATGGAGAACGGCGCGACGGTCACGCTGGAATCCAGCTGGGCGCTGAACTCGCTCGACGTGGACGAAGCCAAATGCAGCCTGAGCGGCAGCGAAGGCGGCGCGGACATGAAGAATGGCCTGCGCATCAACGGCGAAGAATTCGGCCGACTGTACACGAAGGAAGTCGACCTCTCCGCCGGCGGCGCAGCCTTCTACGAAGGCAGCGCGCAAAGCGATGCCGACGTGGAAATGTTCCGCTGGATCGAAGCGATCCAGCACGACCTGACGCCGACGGTCACGCCGGAACAGGCGTGCGTCGTCTCGGAAATTTTGGAAGCGATCTACGAATCGGCCCGTACGGGCAAAGCGGTGTATTTTGACGAGTCGGAAGGGTAA
- the pulA gene encoding type I pullulanase codes for MTDMLNFNDTLDCPDFEAYPYGDLGLTFSPQYCTFKVWVPGAEQVRIAIYEDAGTYGADGRVTDHSGGRELTMEEDEYGVWSIVVPGDLEGHYYLYHITYKIGEHENSRYVVDPYAKASSANGQRGAIVNMKRTDPENWENDLRPPLRHAVDSVVYELHVRDFSSSEDAKMNHSGQYLAFAESGIRTREGRKIGIDHLEELGVTHVHLLPVYDYCTLNECDVTPDAYNWGYDPQNYNVPEGSYSSDPHNPEARIRELKKMVQALHARGIRVVVDVVFNHTFSVEDGPFDPVVPGYYYRFNKYGQLSNGSGVGNELATERPMVRKYILDSLLYWAEEYHIDGFRFDLMGLIDTTTMRTVASVLHEKVDPTILIYGEPWTALDSPLRELTLKGSQQGGGFAVFNDNFRNALKGDGDGWGTGFISGAPGKEGEVAQGLRGSVHDFAAEPAESVNYVTAHDNLILWDKLVKSRGQWEAAGLIEFDNGKPASGQTAAEAVAACDPHRMLGEDPLEHDLVKRQLLAYGLVLTSQGIPFISAGDELLRSKFGDHNSYRSPDAVNAIRWNNKDRFYPVTDYIRGLIELRRSHRAFRLKTRGDIEKHMDVFRMHGGVVGFTLNDHAGGDLWRTIAVVHNATESEQGIELPARGRPWKIVVDGRRAGTQVLGETGDYISVPPLSSLVLYDEEDDYVPEPAQLEWENMPGVVQPGEKVFLHATVRDQRGRRMPEVPVSYLSSDPEKIIIRRDGSAWTIGQGRALITAVCGDMQSSTAILIERRTLHQLGIAMEDEVRRLYVGRSLKLRAEPKDPFGNPMSASRLEWRSSDVGIATVNQAGRVTGMRPGRAVISVSGDGVQAQLALKVREYTPRKLILEYEREDLDYAGWNLWMWGASFGSRRVDFLGEQGGVASVLLEVAPDAASLGFIVRHEEWEKKDIAADRYIDLGVITGGWVRIRIRSGEFRVSAEALNEADIPAEQEKFERWQLEADERAEQAARAAEAAEAAADRESDSEVGGDGDEVGEATGYGDATGDRVEDAGGDEVGEATGDRVEDAGGDEVGEATGDRVEDAGGDGVGEATGDRVEDTGGDGEAGTGDAAGESGDFGRAKEGEQADWVEGADRTEAAEQADWVEEVDQAEDGEQSDWVEEADWTDEAEQAGRIEGADRTEQAESADLTEDPARADEHGSTGPNVEGAEAASADPHVTDAAAEAEAQFARVSEAELSSVQADEGYSEPAQPSAAGSDHADGEGAQRRASQQPESEHTAGEGERPAADEQAGEGANDGTEAPKDGQDRGAGI; via the coding sequence ATGACCGATATGCTGAACTTTAACGATACGCTGGACTGTCCCGATTTCGAAGCTTATCCCTACGGGGATTTGGGACTGACGTTTTCGCCGCAGTACTGCACGTTCAAGGTGTGGGTGCCCGGCGCGGAACAGGTGCGGATCGCGATTTACGAAGACGCGGGCACGTACGGAGCCGACGGGCGGGTGACCGACCATTCCGGCGGACGCGAACTGACGATGGAAGAAGACGAGTACGGGGTATGGAGCATCGTCGTGCCGGGCGATCTCGAAGGACATTATTACCTCTATCACATTACGTACAAAATCGGCGAACACGAGAACAGCCGGTACGTGGTCGATCCGTACGCCAAAGCTTCGTCGGCCAACGGCCAGCGCGGCGCGATCGTCAACATGAAGCGTACCGATCCCGAGAATTGGGAGAACGATCTTCGCCCGCCGCTTCGGCATGCGGTCGATTCGGTCGTCTACGAGCTGCATGTGCGGGACTTTTCTTCTTCGGAAGACGCGAAGATGAACCATTCCGGCCAGTATCTGGCGTTTGCCGAGAGCGGCATCCGGACCCGTGAAGGCCGCAAGATCGGGATCGACCATCTGGAAGAACTGGGCGTGACGCACGTCCATCTGCTGCCCGTGTACGATTACTGCACGCTCAACGAATGCGACGTGACGCCCGATGCGTACAACTGGGGGTACGATCCGCAAAACTACAACGTGCCGGAAGGTTCGTATTCGTCCGACCCGCACAATCCGGAAGCCCGGATCCGCGAGTTGAAAAAGATGGTACAGGCGCTGCATGCCCGGGGCATCCGCGTCGTCGTGGACGTCGTGTTCAACCATACGTTTTCGGTCGAAGACGGGCCGTTCGATCCGGTGGTGCCGGGCTATTATTACCGGTTCAACAAATACGGGCAGCTCAGCAACGGTTCCGGCGTCGGCAACGAACTGGCGACCGAACGCCCGATGGTGCGCAAATACATTCTCGATTCGCTGCTGTACTGGGCGGAAGAATACCATATCGACGGGTTCCGGTTCGACCTGATGGGCCTGATCGACACGACGACGATGCGCACGGTCGCGTCGGTGCTGCACGAGAAAGTCGATCCGACGATTCTGATCTACGGCGAGCCGTGGACCGCGCTGGATTCGCCGCTGCGCGAGCTGACGCTCAAAGGGTCCCAGCAGGGCGGAGGCTTCGCCGTGTTCAACGACAACTTCCGCAACGCGCTCAAAGGCGACGGCGACGGCTGGGGAACCGGCTTTATCAGCGGCGCGCCCGGCAAGGAAGGCGAGGTTGCGCAGGGACTGCGCGGATCGGTCCACGATTTCGCGGCGGAACCGGCGGAGAGCGTCAATTACGTCACTGCGCATGACAACCTGATTCTGTGGGACAAGCTGGTCAAGTCGCGCGGACAGTGGGAAGCGGCGGGGCTGATCGAATTCGACAACGGCAAGCCGGCGTCGGGCCAGACGGCGGCCGAAGCGGTCGCGGCCTGCGATCCGCACCGTATGCTCGGCGAAGATCCGCTGGAACATGATCTGGTCAAAAGACAGCTGCTCGCCTACGGGCTCGTGCTCACTTCGCAGGGCATTCCGTTTATCAGCGCGGGCGACGAGCTGCTGCGCAGCAAATTCGGCGACCATAACAGCTATCGCAGCCCGGACGCGGTCAACGCGATCCGCTGGAACAACAAAGACCGGTTCTATCCGGTCACGGATTATATCCGGGGACTGATCGAGCTGAGACGCTCGCACCGGGCGTTCCGCCTCAAGACGCGCGGCGATATCGAAAAACATATGGACGTGTTCCGCATGCACGGCGGAGTGGTCGGCTTTACGCTGAACGACCATGCCGGCGGCGACTTGTGGCGGACGATCGCCGTTGTGCACAACGCGACGGAATCGGAGCAGGGCATCGAACTGCCGGCGCGCGGACGGCCGTGGAAGATCGTCGTCGACGGACGCCGGGCCGGCACGCAGGTGCTGGGCGAGACGGGCGATTACATAAGCGTGCCGCCGCTGTCGAGCCTGGTGCTGTACGACGAAGAAGACGATTACGTGCCGGAGCCGGCGCAGCTCGAATGGGAAAACATGCCGGGCGTTGTCCAGCCCGGCGAGAAAGTGTTCCTGCACGCGACCGTGCGGGATCAGCGCGGGCGCCGCATGCCCGAAGTGCCGGTCTCGTACCTGTCTTCCGATCCCGAGAAGATCATCATCCGGCGCGACGGTTCGGCCTGGACGATCGGGCAGGGCCGGGCGCTGATCACCGCGGTCTGCGGCGATATGCAGAGCAGCACGGCGATTCTGATCGAGCGCCGCACGCTGCACCAGCTCGGCATCGCCATGGAAGACGAAGTGCGCCGCCTGTACGTCGGGCGCAGCCTCAAGCTGCGGGCCGAACCGAAAGATCCGTTCGGCAACCCGATGTCCGCTTCGCGCCTGGAATGGCGTTCGAGCGATGTCGGCATCGCGACCGTCAATCAGGCCGGCCGCGTAACGGGCATGCGCCCGGGCCGCGCGGTTATCTCGGTGTCCGGCGACGGCGTGCAGGCGCAGCTGGCGCTGAAAGTGCGCGAATATACGCCGCGCAAGCTCATTCTGGAATACGAGCGCGAAGATCTCGATTACGCGGGCTGGAATCTGTGGATGTGGGGCGCTTCCTTCGGCAGCCGGCGCGTCGATTTCCTCGGCGAGCAGGGCGGCGTGGCGTCGGTGCTGCTGGAAGTGGCACCCGATGCTGCGAGCCTCGGCTTTATCGTCCGGCATGAAGAATGGGAGAAAAAAGACATCGCCGCCGACCGCTACATCGACCTCGGCGTCATTACCGGAGGCTGGGTCCGCATCCGGATTCGCAGCGGCGAATTCCGCGTCTCCGCCGAAGCGCTGAACGAAGCCGATATTCCGGCGGAGCAGGAGAAGTTCGAGCGCTGGCAGCTCGAAGCCGACGAGCGCGCGGAGCAGGCGGCCCGAGCGGCCGAAGCTGCGGAAGCGGCGGCGGATCGCGAATCGGATAGCGAAGTGGGCGGAGACGGAGATGAAGTCGGCGAGGCGACTGGATACGGCGACGCGACCGGAGACCGGGTTGAAGACGCGGGCGGAGATGAAGTCGGCGAGGCGACTGGAGACCGGGTTGAAGACGCGGGCGGAGATGAAGTCGGCGAGGCGACTGGAGACCGGGTTGAAGACGCGGGCGGAGATGGAGTCGGCGAGGCGACTGGAGACCGGGTTGAAGACACGGGCGGAGATGGCGAAGCGGGAACCGGCGATGCAGCCGGGGAGAGCGGAGATTTCGGCCGGGCCAAGGAGGGCGAACAGGCGGACTGGGTTGAAGGCGCTGATCGAACCGAAGCGGCCGAACAGGCGGATTGGGTCGAAGAGGTGGATCAGGCTGAGGATGGTGAACAGTCGGATTGGGTCGAAGAGGCCGATTGGACGGACGAGGCCGAACAGGCAGGTCGGATCGAAGGCGCGGATCGGACCGAACAAGCCGAATCGGCGGATCTGACTGAAGATCCGGCTCGGGCTGACGAGCACGGCTCGACCGGGCCGAATGTCGAAGGCGCGGAAGCGGCCTCGGCAGATCCGCACGTCACGGATGCAGCGGCCGAAGCGGAAGCCCAGTTCGCTCGGGTCTCCGAAGCCGAACTGTCGTCTGTTCAGGCCGACGAAGGCTACAGCGAACCGGCACAGCCGAGCGCGGCCGGCTCCGATCACGCCGACGGCGAAGGCGCGCAGCGCCGGGCTTCGCAGCAGCCGGAGTCCGAACACACTGCCGGTGAAGGGGAACGCCCTGCAGCCGACGAACAGGCCGGCGAAGGCGCGAATGACGGCACCGAAGCGCCAAAAGACGGCCAAGACCGCGGCGCAGGCATCTAA
- a CDS encoding GNAT family N-acetyltransferase has protein sequence MTTSKEAASGQPASDPTAAKLAAVDPQSSGPVPAIELAAFEDLPAIVDIYNSTIAGRMVTADLEPITVESRHAWFEEHEPARRPLWVMRRDGRVAAWISLQSFYGRPAYDATAEVSIYVDEALRGTGAGSRLLEKAIAESPALGVNTLLGFVFGHNVPSLRLLQKYGFESWGNLPRVAVLDGVERDLVILGLRLNP, from the coding sequence ATGACGACATCCAAAGAAGCGGCATCCGGTCAACCGGCATCCGATCCAACAGCAGCCAAGTTAGCGGCAGTTGACCCGCAATCATCCGGCCCGGTGCCGGCGATCGAACTGGCCGCGTTCGAAGACCTGCCGGCCATCGTGGACATTTACAATTCGACGATAGCGGGACGCATGGTGACGGCCGATCTCGAACCGATCACGGTCGAGAGCCGCCACGCCTGGTTCGAAGAGCACGAGCCGGCCCGGCGCCCGCTCTGGGTCATGCGGCGCGACGGCCGCGTCGCGGCGTGGATCAGCCTGCAATCGTTCTACGGCCGTCCCGCTTATGACGCCACCGCCGAAGTGAGCATTTACGTCGACGAGGCGCTGCGCGGCACCGGAGCCGGCAGCCGCCTGCTGGAGAAAGCGATCGCGGAAAGTCCGGCGCTCGGCGTGAATACGCTGCTCGGCTTCGTGTTCGGACATAATGTGCCGAGCTTGAGACTGCTGCAAAAATACGGGTTCGAATCGTGGGGCAATCTGCCGCGCGTGGCCGTATTGGACGGAGTGGAACGGGATCTCGTCATTTTGGGGCTGCGCCTCAACCCGTAA
- a CDS encoding SDR family oxidoreductase, which yields MTDKTALVTGANSGMGLATSAGLVQKGYRVLMACRSRERGEEALARIGQSGGPGSAELVLCDLADLASIRRFADDVHGRISSLDVLINNAGVVSPKRQETKDGFELALGVNHLGHFLATNLLLDLIKPAEGRIVVVASGAYKAGRIHFEDPHLRDGYNVVKSYGQSKLANILFARELALRLYADGVAVNSLHPGAVLTQLGVNRGTGFGQGVYRALGRMPSFQTPEEGASTAVYLADSPEVEGISREYFYRSRPNRLDRKAEDDETAARLWAWSEHEVGL from the coding sequence TTGACGGACAAAACGGCGCTCGTAACGGGAGCGAATTCGGGCATGGGCTTGGCGACTTCCGCCGGTCTGGTCCAAAAAGGGTATCGCGTGCTTATGGCATGCCGCAGCCGGGAACGCGGGGAAGAAGCGCTGGCGCGGATTGGGCAGTCCGGAGGACCCGGCTCGGCGGAACTTGTGCTGTGCGATCTGGCCGATCTGGCTTCGATCCGCCGCTTTGCCGACGACGTGCACGGGCGTATTTCGTCGCTCGACGTGCTGATCAACAACGCGGGCGTCGTCAGCCCCAAGCGGCAGGAGACGAAGGACGGCTTCGAGCTTGCGCTCGGCGTCAATCATCTGGGCCATTTTCTGGCGACGAATCTGCTGCTGGACCTGATCAAGCCGGCCGAAGGCCGGATTGTCGTCGTGGCGTCCGGCGCGTACAAGGCGGGGCGTATCCATTTCGAAGATCCGCATCTGCGGGACGGATACAATGTGGTCAAATCGTACGGCCAGTCCAAGCTTGCGAATATCCTGTTCGCGCGCGAGCTGGCGCTGCGCCTGTATGCGGACGGCGTCGCCGTCAACTCGCTGCATCCGGGAGCCGTGCTGACGCAGCTCGGCGTCAACCGCGGAACAGGCTTCGGGCAGGGCGTGTATCGGGCGCTCGGGCGGATGCCTTCGTTCCAGACGCCGGAAGAAGGCGCTTCGACGGCCGTTTATTTGGCGGACAGCCCGGAAGTGGAAGGCATTTCGCGGGAATACTTTTACCGGAGCCGCCCCAATCGTCTGGACCGCAAAGCGGAAGACGACGAGACGGCCGCGCGCCTGTGGGCCTGGAGCGAGCACGAAGTCGGTCTGTGA
- a CDS encoding SMI1/KNR4 family protein: MTTPIRLEESEAPISAADLDALERRFGFAFPLSFRTQYLKFNGGYLPEERMERQRMAFGGFEPIRYSTLPAETLYLDLLEAFPQLEGLFPFAHDQGGSSFLIALGERADLGRIYIWLMDGEELLPVADSFDEFVDLLWGE, encoded by the coding sequence ATGACAACCCCGATAAGGCTGGAAGAAAGCGAAGCGCCGATCTCGGCCGCCGATCTGGACGCGCTGGAGCGGCGGTTCGGCTTTGCGTTCCCGCTTTCTTTTAGGACGCAATATTTGAAGTTCAACGGAGGCTACCTGCCGGAAGAGCGGATGGAGCGGCAGCGGATGGCTTTCGGCGGGTTCGAACCGATCCGATACAGCACTCTGCCGGCGGAGACGCTGTATCTCGATCTGCTGGAAGCTTTCCCGCAGCTGGAAGGTCTGTTTCCGTTCGCGCACGATCAGGGAGGCAGTTCGTTTCTGATCGCGCTCGGCGAACGTGCCGACTTGGGCCGGATCTATATTTGGCTCATGGACGGCGAAGAACTGCTGCCTGTCGCCGATTCGTTCGACGAGTTCGTCGACCTGCTGTGGGGAGAGTAG
- the gcvH gene encoding glycine cleavage system protein GcvH: MSEVKAGLYYTKDHEWVEKLENGNLRLGITDFAQHQLGDIVFVELPEAGAAVEAEGSIGSIESVKTVSDLFCPVGGTIAAVNGALETEPELVNGAPYGEGWMIEIEPDGAAEGLLAGLLTPEQYEAEQAD; the protein is encoded by the coding sequence ATGAGCGAAGTCAAAGCGGGTTTGTACTATACCAAAGATCACGAATGGGTGGAAAAGCTGGAAAACGGCAATCTGCGTCTGGGCATTACCGATTTTGCGCAGCATCAACTGGGCGATATCGTGTTCGTCGAACTGCCGGAAGCCGGCGCGGCGGTTGAAGCGGAAGGCAGTATCGGTTCGATCGAATCGGTCAAAACGGTCTCCGACCTGTTCTGTCCGGTCGGCGGCACGATCGCGGCGGTCAACGGCGCGCTTGAGACCGAACCGGAACTCGTCAACGGCGCACCGTACGGCGAAGGCTGGATGATCGAAATCGAGCCGGACGGCGCGGCGGAAGGGCTGCTTGCCGGTCTGCTGACGCCCGAGCAGTACGAAGCCGAGCAGGCCGACTGA
- the gcvT gene encoding glycine cleavage system aminomethyltransferase GcvT, whose amino-acid sequence MTSLKRTPLYPLYAETGEPRCIDFGGWDLPVQFFGIQKEHEAVRERAGLFDVSHMGEFMLSGEGVEDFLSVLTTGDIRSLADGQAVYTFMCYENGGVVDDLLVYRIGAEQYMLVVNAGNIDKDAQWIQSHLPESVEFRDASEGTALIALQGPASLEILKQVCAEPALDELKPFHFIATNAFEGPAAYVSRTGYTGEDGFEIYAAPESAGAIWRDLIAAGEPFGLLPCGLGARDTLRFEAKLPLYGQELSADITPLEAGLGYFVKLGKSDFIGRAALAAQKEAGVPRKLVGLEMIDRGIARSHYPVFAAGRRIGEVTTGTQSPTLKRNLALALIDAEFAAIGTKIEVEIRGKKLQAEVVKAPFYKNTPAHKALIQHSPSDNAPSEKGVNTP is encoded by the coding sequence ATGACTTCTCTCAAGCGTACCCCGCTCTACCCGCTGTATGCGGAGACCGGCGAACCCCGCTGCATCGATTTCGGCGGCTGGGACCTGCCCGTTCAGTTCTTCGGCATTCAAAAAGAACACGAAGCCGTGCGAGAACGTGCGGGATTGTTCGACGTCTCGCATATGGGCGAATTCATGCTCAGCGGCGAAGGCGTCGAAGACTTCCTATCGGTCCTTACGACCGGCGATATTCGATCGCTGGCAGACGGGCAAGCGGTCTATACGTTCATGTGTTACGAAAACGGAGGCGTCGTGGACGATCTGCTCGTCTACCGGATCGGCGCAGAACAGTATATGCTCGTCGTCAATGCCGGTAATATCGACAAAGACGCGCAGTGGATCCAGTCGCATCTGCCCGAATCGGTCGAATTCCGCGACGCTTCGGAAGGCACCGCGCTGATCGCGCTGCAAGGTCCGGCTTCGCTGGAAATTCTCAAGCAGGTGTGCGCCGAGCCGGCGCTCGACGAGCTCAAGCCGTTCCATTTCATCGCGACGAACGCGTTCGAAGGCCCGGCGGCTTATGTGTCCCGCACCGGCTATACCGGCGAAGACGGATTCGAGATCTACGCCGCTCCCGAATCCGCCGGGGCAATCTGGCGCGATCTGATCGCCGCCGGCGAACCGTTCGGGCTGCTGCCGTGCGGGCTCGGCGCCCGCGACACGCTGCGCTTCGAAGCCAAGCTGCCGCTGTACGGGCAGGAGCTGTCGGCGGACATCACGCCGCTTGAAGCCGGCCTCGGCTACTTCGTCAAGCTCGGCAAAAGCGACTTCATCGGCCGCGCAGCGCTGGCCGCCCAGAAAGAAGCCGGCGTGCCGCGCAAGCTCGTCGGCCTGGAGATGATCGACCGCGGCATCGCGCGCTCGCATTACCCCGTCTTCGCCGCAGGACGCCGGATCGGCGAAGTGACGACCGGCACGCAGTCGCCGACGCTCAAACGCAATCTGGCGCTGGCGCTGATCGACGCGGAATTCGCGGCGATCGGCACGAAGATCGAAGTCGAGATCCGCGGCAAGAAGCTGCAGGCCGAAGTCGTCAAAGCTCCTTTTTACAAAAACACCCCGGCGCACAAAGCGCTTATTCAACATAGCCCGTCCGACAACGCCCCATCCGAAAAAGGAGTGAATACGCCTTGA
- the gcvPA gene encoding aminomethyl-transferring glycine dehydrogenase subunit GcvPA translates to MKKHRYIPMTEQNERDMLAAVGAQSMEDLFVDIPKNVRYEGTLPMSGALDEAALLRHMTQLAGKNADSDRYASFLGAGLYDHQVPVVINHVISRSEFYTAYTPYQPEVSQGELQAIFEFQSYICELTGMEVANASMYDGATAMAEAASLASGATKRKKIIIASTVHPETRAVVRTYAYGLGIEVVEAGFENGVTDLKQLENMIDDDTAAVLVQSPNFFGAVENVKSIGELVHAQKGLLVVSANPLSLGLLEAPGRLGADITVGDAQPLGISGSYGGPTCGYFAVSKALMRKIPGRIVGQTTDKNGKRGFVLTLQAREQHIRRDKATSNICSNQALLALSASVYLSVMGRQGMIDVCDLNLKKAHYAAKQLGSIHDVEPAFTSPFFNEFVLKLPEGTDIDALNEKLLEEGFIGGYNLSREYPELGSALLIAVTERRSKEDIDRFAEILEGSL, encoded by the coding sequence TTGAAAAAGCACCGTTATATTCCGATGACCGAGCAGAACGAACGCGACATGCTCGCCGCCGTAGGCGCGCAGAGCATGGAGGACCTGTTCGTCGACATTCCGAAAAACGTCCGTTACGAAGGCACGCTGCCGATGTCCGGCGCTCTGGACGAAGCGGCGCTGCTGCGCCATATGACGCAGCTCGCCGGCAAAAATGCCGACAGCGACCGCTACGCCAGCTTCCTCGGAGCCGGGCTGTACGATCACCAGGTTCCGGTCGTCATCAACCACGTCATCTCGCGCTCGGAATTTTATACGGCCTACACGCCGTACCAACCGGAAGTGAGCCAGGGCGAACTGCAGGCGATCTTCGAGTTCCAATCGTACATCTGCGAGCTGACCGGCATGGAAGTCGCCAATGCCAGCATGTACGACGGCGCGACGGCGATGGCCGAAGCGGCTTCGCTCGCAAGCGGCGCCACCAAACGCAAAAAGATCATTATTGCGAGCACGGTGCATCCGGAGACCCGGGCGGTCGTGCGCACGTACGCGTACGGACTCGGCATCGAAGTGGTTGAAGCCGGCTTCGAGAACGGCGTGACCGACCTGAAGCAGCTGGAAAACATGATCGACGACGATACTGCGGCGGTACTCGTCCAGTCGCCGAACTTCTTCGGCGCTGTGGAAAACGTCAAAAGTATCGGCGAACTCGTCCATGCGCAAAAAGGACTGCTGGTCGTCAGCGCGAACCCGCTGTCGCTCGGCCTGCTGGAAGCGCCGGGCCGGCTCGGTGCGGACATCACGGTCGGCGACGCGCAGCCGCTCGGCATCTCCGGTTCGTACGGCGGACCGACCTGCGGCTACTTCGCCGTCTCCAAAGCGCTTATGCGCAAAATTCCCGGCCGGATCGTGGGCCAGACGACCGACAAAAACGGCAAGCGCGGCTTCGTGCTGACGCTTCAGGCGCGCGAGCAGCATATCCGCCGCGACAAAGCGACGTCGAACATCTGCTCCAATCAGGCGCTGCTCGCTTTGTCCGCTTCGGTCTACCTGTCCGTTATGGGCCGCCAGGGCATGATCGACGTCTGCGACCTGAATCTCAAAAAAGCCCATTACGCCGCCAAGCAGCTCGGTTCGATCCATGACGTGGAGCCCGCTTTCACTTCGCCGTTCTTCAACGAGTTCGTGCTGAAGCTGCCGGAAGGCACAGATATCGACGCCCTGAACGAAAAGCTGCTGGAAGAAGGCTTCATCGGCGGCTATAACCTGTCGCGCGAGTATCCGGAACTGGGCAGCGCCCTGCTGATCGCCGTCACCGAAAGACGTTCCAAGGAAGACATCGACCGCTTCGCGGAAATTTTGGAGGGAAGTCTATGA